A stretch of Imperialibacter roseus DNA encodes these proteins:
- the metH gene encoding methionine synthase produces MSSKVEETVDGGIAANNPRPLKLSGLEPLIINQETNFVNIGERTNVTGSKKFARLILEGNYEEAVSIALEQVQNGAQIVDINMDEGMLDGEKAMVTFVNLLAAEPEIARVPFMIDSSKWHIIEAGLKCLQGKGIVNSISLKAGEKEFLDQAKKVKRYGAAVVVMAFDEDGQADSYERRIEICERCYRLLVDKINFPPEDIIFDPNVFPVATGMDEHNNNALDFFRATKWIKENLPHARVSGGISNVSFSFRGNDSVREAMHTVFLYHGIKHGLDMGIVNAGQIEVYDEIPKDLLERVEDVLLNRRPDATERMLEFAETVKSKGKVKVVDDAWRKGSVEERLSHALVKGIVEFVEADTEEARAKYQSPLKVIEGPLMAGMNIVGDLFGEGKMFLPQVVKSARVMKKSVAYLIPFMEEEKRRTGNTSSNAKILLATVKGDVHDIGKNIVGVVLACNNFDIVDLGVMVPAEKILEAAVREKADVIGLSGLITPSLDEMVHVAKEMERMGMKTPLLIGGATTSRIHTAVKIAPNYSGPVVHVLDASKSVPVASELISPDTREAFASKIRKEYDEARTDHAGRQKEKNYISIAEARKKKAPVNWDDFVPKKPNALGVSVFKNYSLEEIRPYIDWTPFFSTWMLKGKYPAIFDNEVVGEEARKLYNDANAMLDEIIAKGSLKAHGIVGLFPATAVDHEDVRILDESGKELTTFHFLRQQGKKAATVPNLSLADFVAPAETGKQDYMGGFAVTAGDGLDVIVKKYEADQDDYNSIMAKALADRLAEAFAELLHEKVRKELWGYSPDEKLDTERLIKEDYAGIRPAPGYPACPDHTEKRLLFDLLDVEKKTGIILTESFAMYPAAAVSGFYFSHPDSKYFGLGKVEKDQVEEYAQRKGFSLEDMEKWLAPNLNYNI; encoded by the coding sequence ATGTCAAGTAAAGTCGAAGAAACTGTGGACGGTGGAATTGCCGCCAACAACCCTCGCCCACTCAAGCTCAGTGGCCTGGAACCCCTCATTATCAATCAGGAGACGAACTTTGTGAATATTGGCGAGCGGACTAACGTAACCGGTAGCAAGAAGTTCGCACGATTGATCCTGGAGGGTAACTATGAAGAGGCTGTTAGCATAGCCCTGGAGCAAGTACAAAACGGCGCACAAATCGTCGATATCAATATGGATGAGGGCATGCTCGATGGCGAAAAGGCCATGGTGACCTTCGTCAACCTACTGGCTGCCGAGCCGGAGATCGCCAGAGTGCCGTTTATGATTGACTCTTCTAAGTGGCATATTATTGAAGCTGGACTAAAATGCTTGCAAGGCAAGGGTATTGTTAATTCCATTAGCTTGAAAGCAGGCGAGAAGGAGTTCCTTGATCAGGCTAAAAAGGTAAAACGTTACGGCGCCGCCGTGGTAGTAATGGCTTTCGACGAGGATGGTCAGGCCGACTCCTACGAGCGCCGTATTGAAATTTGTGAGCGTTGTTACCGTCTTTTGGTCGATAAAATTAATTTTCCTCCTGAAGATATCATTTTTGACCCCAATGTGTTTCCTGTCGCCACGGGCATGGACGAGCATAACAACAATGCGCTCGATTTTTTCAGGGCTACCAAATGGATCAAAGAGAACCTGCCTCATGCCCGGGTAAGCGGTGGTATTAGTAACGTTTCCTTCTCATTCAGAGGCAATGACTCGGTTCGTGAAGCCATGCATACTGTGTTTCTTTATCATGGCATCAAGCACGGCCTTGATATGGGCATCGTAAATGCCGGACAGATTGAAGTCTACGATGAGATTCCCAAAGACCTTTTGGAGAGAGTAGAAGACGTGCTGCTTAACCGCAGACCAGATGCCACCGAAAGAATGCTGGAGTTTGCCGAGACAGTGAAGTCGAAAGGCAAAGTGAAAGTGGTGGACGATGCATGGCGGAAGGGCAGTGTTGAGGAGAGATTAAGCCATGCACTGGTAAAAGGAATTGTCGAGTTTGTGGAGGCCGATACAGAAGAGGCTCGGGCCAAGTACCAAAGCCCCTTGAAAGTAATTGAAGGACCTTTGATGGCAGGTATGAATATCGTGGGCGATCTTTTTGGAGAAGGGAAAATGTTTCTGCCTCAGGTGGTGAAAAGCGCCAGGGTGATGAAAAAGTCGGTGGCCTACCTGATTCCTTTCATGGAAGAAGAGAAAAGAAGAACAGGAAATACGTCCTCTAATGCAAAAATACTTCTTGCCACGGTGAAGGGCGACGTTCACGACATCGGTAAGAACATAGTAGGTGTGGTGCTGGCTTGTAACAACTTCGACATTGTCGACCTGGGTGTGATGGTGCCAGCCGAAAAAATCCTGGAAGCTGCTGTTCGTGAAAAGGCTGATGTGATTGGCCTCAGTGGTTTGATTACACCATCACTCGACGAAATGGTGCATGTGGCCAAAGAAATGGAGAGAATGGGAATGAAAACACCATTGCTTATTGGTGGGGCTACTACCTCCCGCATTCACACAGCGGTAAAAATAGCGCCAAATTACTCTGGCCCGGTGGTTCACGTGCTCGATGCATCCAAAAGTGTGCCCGTAGCCAGCGAGCTCATAAGTCCGGATACGAGAGAAGCTTTTGCCAGTAAAATTCGAAAGGAATATGACGAAGCAAGAACAGACCACGCTGGCAGGCAGAAGGAGAAGAACTACATTTCGATAGCTGAAGCGAGAAAGAAAAAGGCACCTGTCAATTGGGATGATTTTGTACCGAAGAAACCAAATGCACTGGGCGTTAGTGTATTCAAGAATTATTCTCTCGAAGAGATAAGGCCCTACATCGACTGGACGCCATTTTTCTCTACCTGGATGCTGAAAGGGAAATATCCGGCTATTTTTGACAATGAAGTAGTGGGCGAAGAGGCCAGAAAGCTCTACAACGATGCCAATGCCATGCTTGACGAGATCATAGCTAAAGGCTCTCTGAAGGCCCATGGCATCGTTGGCTTGTTTCCAGCTACAGCGGTTGATCATGAAGATGTGAGGATTTTGGATGAGTCAGGAAAAGAGCTTACCACGTTCCATTTCCTTCGCCAGCAGGGCAAAAAGGCAGCAACGGTGCCCAACCTGAGCCTGGCCGATTTTGTTGCGCCGGCAGAGACTGGCAAGCAAGACTATATGGGAGGGTTCGCAGTGACAGCCGGCGACGGGCTCGACGTTATCGTCAAGAAATACGAAGCGGATCAGGATGACTATAATAGCATCATGGCCAAAGCGCTTGCTGATCGGTTGGCTGAGGCTTTTGCAGAATTGCTTCATGAAAAAGTAAGGAAGGAGCTATGGGGCTATTCACCCGATGAAAAACTTGATACCGAACGGCTGATCAAGGAAGACTATGCTGGCATTCGTCCGGCACCTGGCTACCCCGCCTGTCCTGACCACACGGAAAAGAGGCTTTTGTTCGATCTGCTGGATGTAGAAAAAAAGACCGGCATCATCCTTACAGAGTCTTTTGCCATGTACCCTGCGGCTGCAGTAAGCGGTTTTTACTTCTCACATCCTGATTCGAAGTATTTTGGTTTGGGCAAAGTAGAAAAGGATCAGGTAGAGGAATATGCACAGCGCAAAGGCTTTTCTTTGGAAGACATGGAAAAATGGTTAGCGCCAAATCTCAATTACAATATTTAA
- the metF gene encoding methylenetetrahydrofolate reductase [NAD(P)H]: MKVVDHINNAKKTLFSFEILPPLKGQSMQAIIDTIEPLMEFKPPFVDVTYHREEYMYKKRQDGLLEKVTIRKRPGTVGICAAIINRFKIDAVPHIICGGFSKDETEDALIDLDFLGIDNVLVLRGDPIKSEGAFVADPNGHRYASELLEQVINMNNGRYLHEETEGNHTNFCIGVAGYPEKHFEAPNLSTDIRHLKRKVEMGAQYIVTQMFFDNNEFFAFEKKCREEGITVPIIPGLKPITSVRQMTALPRSFFINLPNDLVNELEKCKDNKAAKAVGIEWCINQSKELMASGVPVLHYYTMSRAESVKDIASALF; the protein is encoded by the coding sequence ATGAAAGTAGTAGATCATATTAACAACGCTAAGAAAACCCTGTTCTCTTTTGAGATTTTGCCTCCGCTAAAAGGGCAGAGTATGCAGGCGATCATCGATACTATAGAACCCCTGATGGAGTTTAAGCCTCCTTTTGTAGATGTAACTTACCACAGGGAGGAGTACATGTACAAAAAACGCCAGGACGGGCTTTTGGAGAAGGTGACGATCAGAAAAAGACCCGGCACAGTCGGTATTTGCGCCGCCATTATCAATAGGTTTAAAATCGACGCAGTTCCTCATATTATTTGTGGAGGATTCAGTAAAGATGAAACTGAGGATGCACTCATTGACCTGGACTTTCTTGGTATTGATAACGTGCTGGTGTTAAGGGGTGACCCAATTAAGTCGGAGGGGGCCTTCGTAGCGGATCCCAACGGGCACAGATATGCTTCGGAACTGCTGGAGCAGGTGATCAATATGAATAATGGTCGTTACCTCCACGAGGAAACGGAAGGCAACCACACCAATTTTTGCATCGGAGTGGCAGGGTACCCTGAAAAACATTTCGAAGCGCCTAACCTGTCGACGGACATTCGCCATCTGAAGCGAAAAGTTGAAATGGGAGCGCAGTATATTGTTACTCAAATGTTTTTTGACAACAACGAGTTTTTTGCTTTTGAGAAAAAGTGCAGGGAAGAAGGCATAACAGTGCCCATTATTCCCGGCCTCAAGCCGATTACCTCTGTCCGTCAAATGACGGCATTACCCCGGTCGTTTTTCATCAACTTGCCCAACGACCTGGTGAATGAACTGGAAAAATGCAAGGACAATAAGGCTGCCAAAGCGGTGGGTATTGAATGGTGTATTAATCAGTCGAAAGAATTGATGGCCAGCGGAGTGCCGGTGCTGCACTACTACACCATGAGCCGTGCTGAGTCGGTGAAGGACATTGCATCTGCCTTGTTTTGA
- a CDS encoding homocysteine S-methyltransferase family protein, translating into MNIEEILKERILVLDGAMGTMIQRYNLEEKDFRNEALKDHHIPLKGNSDLLNITRPDVIKTIHKKYFEAGADIAETNTFTGTSIAQADYALEHMVYDINFQGARLAREAADEATALDPSKPRFVAGSIGPTNRTASLSPDVNNPGYRAIDFDGLKDAYKEQLRALMDGGVDIILVETIFDTLNAKAALFAIEDVFEERGVRLPIMVSGTITDASGRTLSGQTTEAFLISMEHMPLMSVGLNCALGAAQLRPYLQIMSEKSSFNVSAHPNAGLPNEFGQYDQTPEQMAAQIEEFLKEGMINVIGGCCGTTPDHIKLIAETAAKYQPRKVGSLQAVTS; encoded by the coding sequence ATGAATATAGAAGAAATCTTAAAGGAAAGAATTCTTGTGCTTGACGGTGCCATGGGTACCATGATTCAGCGCTACAACCTGGAAGAAAAAGATTTCAGGAATGAGGCACTCAAGGATCATCATATCCCCTTGAAGGGAAACAGTGATTTACTCAATATCACCAGGCCCGATGTAATCAAGACTATTCACAAGAAATACTTCGAAGCAGGGGCCGACATAGCAGAAACTAACACCTTTACTGGTACATCCATCGCTCAGGCTGACTATGCTTTGGAGCATATGGTATATGACATCAACTTCCAGGGGGCAAGGCTTGCCAGGGAAGCTGCCGACGAAGCAACCGCTCTTGATCCCTCAAAACCAAGGTTCGTCGCTGGCTCCATAGGGCCAACCAACAGGACCGCCTCACTGTCTCCGGATGTAAACAACCCCGGTTACCGGGCCATCGACTTCGACGGATTGAAGGATGCCTACAAAGAACAGCTGCGTGCGTTGATGGACGGCGGTGTCGATATTATTCTGGTAGAAACAATTTTCGATACCCTGAATGCCAAGGCCGCTCTTTTTGCCATCGAAGATGTGTTTGAGGAAAGAGGAGTGAGGCTGCCTATCATGGTGTCCGGCACTATTACTGACGCCAGTGGCCGCACCCTGTCAGGGCAGACGACGGAAGCGTTTTTGATCTCCATGGAGCATATGCCATTGATGAGTGTTGGTCTTAATTGCGCCCTTGGAGCAGCTCAGCTGAGGCCTTACCTGCAAATTATGTCTGAGAAATCCAGTTTCAACGTAAGCGCTCACCCCAATGCCGGGCTGCCTAATGAATTTGGGCAGTATGACCAAACGCCGGAGCAAATGGCTGCGCAAATTGAGGAGTTTTTGAAGGAAGGTATGATCAACGTAATCGGCGGTTGTTGTGGCACCACTCCAGACCACATCAAGTTAATTGCCGAAACGGCAGCGAAGTATCAGCCAAGGAAGGTGGGCTCACTCCAAGCTGTTACTAGCTAG